One Syntrophaceae bacterium DNA window includes the following coding sequences:
- a CDS encoding phosphomannose isomerase type II C-terminal cupin domain yields MGSQHKEERPWGYFSVLSEDAHHKLKRIVVYPGKRLSLQRHRHRDEHWVIISGEARMTVDGGECTLRRGQSVDIPRGSLHRVMNTGETELVIVEIQTGDAFDESDIERFEDDYGRASRD; encoded by the coding sequence ATGGGTTCGCAGCACAAGGAAGAACGCCCCTGGGGGTACTTCAGCGTCCTTTCGGAGGATGCGCACCACAAGCTCAAGCGGATCGTCGTCTACCCGGGGAAGCGGCTGAGCCTGCAGAGGCACCGCCACCGGGACGAGCACTGGGTGATCATCTCCGGGGAGGCGCGGATGACGGTCGACGGCGGGGAATGCACCCTGCGAAGGGGGCAGTCCGTCGACATCCCGAGGGGCTCGCTGCACCGGGTCATGAACACGGGGGAGACGGAACTGGTGATCGTGGAGATCCAGACCGGAGACGCCTTCGACGAAAGCGACATCGAGCGCTTCGAAGACGATTACGGCCGGGCTTCAAGGGACTGA
- a CDS encoding lactate dehydrogenase, producing the protein MKILFAAPEKAWGGVLGLLREALPEHEFVALGHFAPESLKGYDVVIPTMSRITGPLLDGADRLRLVQQVGSGLEGVDIEAAKKRGIRVANVPTDACGNADSVAELGIYLMIGLARNARGMAASFADRKIGEPRGTTLMGKTAGIVGLGGIGKALIRRLRALDMKLVGIKRDASGASAAEMGLDWVGGRGDLERLLGMSDFVVLCLPLTAESRNLLNDRTFAAMKQGSFLINLSRGGLVDRNALEHALAAGKIAGAGLDVFWEEPVDPADPIFRHNVVVTPHVGGSTDISIGGIARIVADNIRRAAEGQQPLYAK; encoded by the coding sequence ATGAAGATCCTCTTTGCTGCGCCCGAGAAGGCCTGGGGCGGGGTCCTCGGCCTGCTTCGAGAGGCCCTGCCGGAGCACGAATTCGTGGCCCTCGGGCATTTTGCACCCGAAAGCCTCAAGGGGTATGATGTCGTCATCCCGACGATGTCCCGCATCACGGGGCCGCTTCTCGACGGGGCGGACCGGCTGCGCCTGGTCCAGCAGGTCGGCTCCGGGCTGGAAGGGGTCGACATCGAGGCGGCAAAGAAGAGGGGCATCCGGGTTGCCAACGTCCCGACGGACGCCTGCGGCAACGCCGATTCGGTGGCGGAGCTGGGGATCTATCTCATGATCGGGCTGGCACGGAACGCCCGGGGCATGGCGGCAAGCTTTGCCGACCGGAAGATCGGAGAGCCGCGCGGAACGACCCTCATGGGGAAGACGGCGGGGATCGTGGGCCTGGGGGGCATCGGGAAAGCCCTGATCCGGCGGCTGCGCGCACTGGACATGAAGCTCGTCGGAATCAAGCGGGACGCCTCCGGCGCATCCGCCGCGGAGATGGGCCTGGACTGGGTGGGAGGCCGCGGGGATCTCGAGCGGCTTCTCGGCATGTCGGACTTCGTCGTTCTTTGCCTGCCCCTCACCGCGGAGAGCCGCAATCTGCTCAATGACAGGACGTTCGCCGCCATGAAGCAGGGCAGTTTCCTCATCAACCTTTCGCGGGGAGGCCTCGTTGACCGGAATGCCCTCGAACACGCGCTCGCCGCAGGCAAAATCGCCGGTGCGGGCCTCGACGTGTTCTGGGAGGAGCCGGTCGACCCGGCCGATCCGATCTTCCGGCACAACGTCGTCGTGACCCCGCACGTCGGCGGTTCGACGGACATCTCCATCGGGGGCATCGCCAGGATCGTGGCCGACAACATCCGCCGGGCCGCCGAGGGGCAGCAGCCCCTCTACGCGAAGTAG
- a CDS encoding superoxide dismutase: protein MEERVTAGGLTRREFMRASLAGCALMALSPVAAPSGASAQAKGPFELPPLPYAQDALAPVISAATVGFHYGKHHRGYLDNLNGLVKGTPYEKMSLEAVIRASASGHGQEAVFNNAAQVWNHTFYWNGMKAGGGGRPAGEIGRRIDRDFGSYENFRKEFLAAALGQFGSGWAWLVADGKTLKVVKTPNAENPITRGLQPLLTIDVWEHAYYLDYQNRRKDFVEASLDRLVNWAFAEANLPK, encoded by the coding sequence ATGGAAGAGCGGGTCACAGCGGGCGGACTCACGAGGCGTGAATTCATGCGCGCGTCCCTGGCGGGATGCGCCCTGATGGCGTTATCGCCTGTCGCGGCCCCCTCGGGGGCATCGGCACAGGCGAAGGGGCCCTTCGAACTGCCGCCGCTGCCCTATGCGCAGGACGCCCTGGCCCCGGTCATCTCGGCCGCGACGGTGGGGTTTCACTACGGCAAGCATCACCGGGGCTATCTCGACAACCTCAACGGCCTCGTCAAGGGCACCCCCTACGAGAAGATGAGCCTCGAGGCGGTGATCCGTGCCTCCGCATCGGGTCACGGGCAGGAGGCCGTCTTCAACAACGCCGCACAGGTCTGGAATCACACGTTCTACTGGAACGGCATGAAGGCCGGGGGCGGCGGCAGGCCGGCCGGCGAGATCGGCAGGCGGATCGACCGGGATTTCGGGAGCTACGAAAATTTCCGGAAGGAGTTCCTCGCGGCGGCCCTGGGCCAGTTCGGCAGCGGCTGGGCATGGCTCGTTGCGGATGGAAAGACGCTCAAGGTCGTCAAGACCCCGAACGCCGAGAACCCGATCACGCGGGGGCTTCAGCCGCTGCTGACGATCGACGTCTGGGAGCACGCATACTACCTCGACTACCAGAACCGCCGGAAGGATTTCGTGGAAGCGTCTCTCGACCGGCTCGTGAACTGGGCGTTCGCGGAGGCGAACCTGCCGAAATAA
- a CDS encoding radical SAM protein, which yields MRNHHAVDARTPLERLRGLAGFFFRRKILGRDVPLLASFKLTYRCNLRCAPCPYHRREDADSSIRWESATAALDALVRGGCRIAVFEGGEPLLWRDGAKRFGDIARRARERFLCTAATTNGTLPLDVPVDVLWVSLDGTKGTHDRLRSGSFDRVWENLRHPPRCKLLVHFTMNRENWRELPQLLDALKERPAVRGVTLQLFYPYGQGEDVLSLSPDERREAIGLAVRLKERGYPIVNSRRALERMITNGWTCRDRLLANVDPDGSVTQGCYVRSRGEVRCSDCGFTPVAELSGAVDLAPGSILAGWKAFVSA from the coding sequence ATGAGAAACCATCATGCCGTCGACGCCCGCACGCCCCTGGAGAGGCTCCGGGGGCTGGCAGGCTTTTTTTTCCGCCGGAAGATCCTCGGCCGGGACGTGCCGCTCCTGGCCAGCTTCAAGCTCACCTATCGATGCAATCTGCGCTGCGCGCCCTGCCCCTATCACCGCCGGGAGGATGCGGACTCGAGCATCCGATGGGAATCCGCGACGGCCGCCCTCGACGCCCTGGTTCGCGGCGGCTGCCGGATCGCCGTCTTCGAGGGGGGCGAGCCCCTCCTGTGGCGCGACGGCGCAAAGCGCTTCGGTGACATCGCCCGCCGGGCCCGGGAGCGCTTTCTCTGCACGGCGGCAACGACCAACGGCACCCTGCCCCTCGACGTGCCCGTCGATGTCCTCTGGGTGAGCCTCGACGGGACGAAGGGAACGCACGACCGCCTGCGGAGCGGCTCCTTCGACCGGGTGTGGGAGAATCTCAGGCACCCGCCCCGGTGCAAGCTGCTCGTCCACTTCACGATGAACCGGGAAAACTGGCGCGAGCTGCCGCAGCTTCTCGACGCGCTCAAGGAGAGACCGGCGGTGCGCGGCGTGACGCTGCAGCTCTTCTACCCGTACGGGCAGGGGGAGGATGTCCTGTCGCTGAGCCCCGACGAGAGGCGCGAGGCGATCGGCCTGGCCGTCCGTCTCAAGGAACGCGGCTACCCGATCGTCAACTCGCGGCGGGCCCTCGAGCGGATGATCACCAACGGGTGGACGTGCCGCGACCGGCTGCTGGCCAACGTGGACCCCGACGGGTCCGTCACGCAGGGCTGCTACGTCCGCAGCCGCGGCGAGGTCCGATGCAGCGACTGCGGCTTCACACCCGTGGCCGAACTCTCGGGCGCCGTCGATCTCGCCCCCGGTTCCATCCTGGCCGGCTGGAAGGCCTTCGTGAGCGCCTGA
- the tatA gene encoding twin-arginine translocase TatA/TatE family subunit, with amino-acid sequence MFGIVMPEMIIIVIVSLVFFGPGRVPELGSSIGKATQGFKKAMTETEKEPDSKQDRQG; translated from the coding sequence ATGTTTGGCATCGTCATGCCGGAAATGATCATCATCGTCATCGTGTCTCTTGTCTTCTTCGGCCCGGGGAGGGTACCGGAACTGGGAAGCAGCATCGGCAAAGCGACCCAAGGCTTCAAGAAGGCCATGACGGAGACGGAAAAGGAACCCGACTCGAAACAGGACAGGCAGGGGTAG
- a CDS encoding TerC family protein, with protein sequence MSIILIDLILAGDNAVVIAAAVRTLPRKQRQKGILLGAGAAVVLRVILTYFAAQLLQMAYVKLIGGLFILWVAVKLFVDSAPEEEEVRQSATSILQALWVIVVADLTMSVDNVLAVAGASKGNLFLLLFGLGLSIPFVVLTSSLLSLLMDKYPFILYVGAGVLGKVGGEMIFTDPAVIQWIRVPEPLLYGLEALFAVGVIVAGKLWVRRKPEKNP encoded by the coding sequence ATGAGCATCATCCTCATCGATTTGATCCTCGCGGGGGACAACGCCGTGGTCATCGCAGCGGCCGTCCGCACGCTGCCCCGGAAGCAGCGGCAGAAAGGAATCCTGCTGGGCGCCGGTGCGGCCGTTGTGCTGCGGGTCATTCTCACCTACTTTGCGGCCCAGCTGCTGCAGATGGCGTACGTGAAACTGATCGGGGGTCTTTTCATCCTCTGGGTCGCGGTGAAACTCTTTGTCGACAGCGCCCCGGAGGAGGAGGAAGTCCGGCAGAGCGCCACGTCGATCCTGCAGGCTCTCTGGGTCATCGTCGTCGCCGACCTCACGATGTCCGTGGACAACGTGCTGGCCGTGGCGGGGGCGTCGAAAGGCAATCTTTTCCTGCTTCTCTTCGGTCTCGGGCTGAGCATCCCCTTCGTGGTGCTCACGAGCAGCCTGCTTTCCCTCCTCATGGACAAATACCCGTTCATCCTCTATGTTGGAGCCGGGGTCCTCGGCAAGGTGGGTGGGGAGATGATCTTCACGGATCCGGCGGTTATCCAGTGGATCCGAGTGCCCGAGCCCTTGCTCTACGGGCTGGAGGCGCTCTTTGCCGTCGGCGTCATCGTGGCCGGGAAGCTCTGGGTACGCCGGAAACCGGAGAAAAATCCCTAG
- a CDS encoding 4Fe-4S binding protein yields the protein MHHYHKLQEKLDTHPIGAPRSEEFLEILKILFLPDEVELATLLEFRLQKASDVAKRAGIGADEALRKLEAMADRGSVLAKVVDGEHAYALLPNYPGLFEYPVMKGLDEPTRDRLAQLWHAYYMKDMAAELASADPPWNRIFPAESAIPDEIEILPYEVASRMMEKNDVIAVANCPCRILGRNCGKPLEVCLCFDGAARFLAERGMAKIIPLEEAREVLKRSEDAGLVHTGSNNAEKLLFMCNCCPCCCHLLMLITKHNRTEALAKSSYRANFDAGSCIGCGLCEERCPVGAFHMHEDVADFDAAACIGCGLCVSTCPSDAIALVKRDDYMPPPANLNDLVKKISGKKRKDRDAG from the coding sequence ATGCATCACTACCACAAGCTTCAGGAGAAACTGGATACCCATCCGATCGGCGCCCCCAGGAGCGAGGAGTTCCTGGAGATACTCAAGATCCTCTTCCTCCCTGATGAGGTCGAACTGGCGACCTTGCTGGAATTCAGGCTGCAGAAGGCAAGCGACGTGGCGAAACGGGCCGGCATCGGGGCCGATGAAGCCTTGCGAAAGCTGGAAGCCATGGCCGACCGCGGCTCCGTCCTGGCCAAGGTTGTGGACGGCGAGCATGCGTACGCGCTGCTGCCGAACTATCCTGGGCTGTTCGAGTATCCCGTCATGAAGGGGTTGGACGAGCCGACGCGCGACCGCCTCGCCCAGCTCTGGCATGCCTACTACATGAAGGACATGGCCGCGGAGCTCGCCTCGGCCGACCCGCCCTGGAACCGGATTTTCCCGGCGGAGAGCGCGATCCCCGACGAAATCGAAATCCTGCCGTATGAAGTCGCCTCGCGGATGATGGAGAAAAATGACGTGATCGCCGTGGCCAACTGTCCCTGCCGCATCCTCGGCAGGAACTGCGGGAAACCGCTGGAGGTCTGTCTCTGCTTCGACGGCGCCGCCCGGTTTCTCGCGGAGCGGGGGATGGCGAAAATCATTCCCCTGGAAGAGGCGCGGGAGGTGCTGAAACGGTCGGAGGATGCCGGGCTCGTGCACACGGGCAGCAACAATGCGGAAAAGCTCCTCTTCATGTGCAACTGCTGCCCGTGCTGCTGTCATCTGCTGATGCTGATCACGAAGCACAACCGGACGGAGGCCCTTGCGAAATCCAGCTACCGGGCGAATTTCGATGCCGGTTCATGCATCGGCTGCGGTCTCTGCGAGGAGCGCTGCCCCGTGGGGGCCTTTCACATGCACGAGGACGTCGCCGACTTCGATGCGGCGGCCTGCATCGGCTGCGGGCTCTGCGTATCCACCTGTCCCTCTGATGCCATTGCCCTGGTCAAGCGGGATGACTACATGCCGCCGCCCGCCAACCTGAATGACCTTGTAAAGAAGATCTCCGGGAAGAAACGGAAAGACAGGGATGCGGGCTAG
- a CDS encoding site-2 protease family protein — MFGNRVTLFKLLGFEVKLDSSWIILAVLITWSLAKGVFPAYFEDMPTANYWAMGVAGAVGLFLSIIFHELSHSLVARRFGIPMRGITLFIFGGVAEMSEEPPSARAEFLTAVIGPVSSLVLAAAFYGILQAGESFGWPAAINGVLFYLVWVNAILALFNLLPAFPLDGGRVFRSALWSWKGDLRWATMVSSQVGSGFAFVFIAMGLWGIIEGNFIGGLWQAMIGLFLRGAARASYQQVLTRDALAGLKVSRFMTPDPVSVPPGITLQDFVEGYLYRTHHQIYPVVEGGELVGCLTVRSLKDVPRAEWPRRLVGEAAGRCDEATVIGPDADALSVLGMMNETGNSRLLVVDNGRLAGIVTLKDLMEVLALRMEIEGSRH; from the coding sequence ATGTTCGGAAATCGAGTCACGCTGTTTAAACTCCTGGGCTTCGAGGTCAAGCTCGACTCGAGCTGGATCATCCTGGCCGTCCTCATCACCTGGTCGCTCGCCAAGGGGGTCTTCCCCGCTTATTTCGAGGACATGCCGACGGCAAACTACTGGGCCATGGGGGTGGCCGGCGCCGTGGGGCTGTTCCTCTCCATCATCTTTCACGAGCTGAGCCACTCCCTCGTGGCCCGGCGTTTCGGCATACCCATGCGAGGGATCACCCTGTTCATCTTCGGCGGCGTGGCCGAAATGAGCGAGGAGCCGCCCAGCGCGAGGGCCGAGTTCCTCACGGCCGTCATCGGTCCCGTGTCAAGCCTGGTCCTTGCGGCGGCGTTCTACGGCATCCTCCAGGCCGGTGAGTCGTTCGGCTGGCCTGCGGCGATCAACGGCGTCCTGTTCTACCTGGTCTGGGTGAACGCCATCCTGGCCCTGTTCAACCTCCTGCCCGCCTTTCCCCTGGACGGGGGCAGGGTGTTCCGCTCCGCCCTCTGGTCCTGGAAGGGCGATCTGCGCTGGGCCACGATGGTCTCCTCGCAGGTCGGATCGGGCTTCGCGTTCGTTTTTATCGCCATGGGTCTCTGGGGGATCATCGAGGGCAACTTCATCGGGGGCCTCTGGCAGGCGATGATCGGCCTGTTCTTGCGCGGAGCCGCCCGGGCCTCGTACCAACAGGTCCTGACCCGCGATGCCCTGGCGGGCCTCAAGGTGAGCCGTTTCATGACCCCCGATCCCGTCAGCGTGCCGCCGGGCATCACCCTGCAGGATTTCGTGGAGGGGTATCTCTACCGCACCCACCACCAGATCTACCCCGTCGTGGAGGGCGGGGAACTGGTCGGATGCCTCACCGTCCGGTCGCTCAAGGATGTCCCCCGGGCCGAATGGCCCCGCCGGCTCGTGGGCGAAGCGGCCGGGCGCTGTGACGAGGCGACCGTCATCGGCCCCGATGCGGACGCCCTGTCCGTGCTGGGGATGATGAACGAGACGGGCAACAGCCGTCTCCTGGTCGTCGACAACGGCCGCCTGGCGGGCATCGTGACGCTGAAGGACCTGATGGAGGTGCTGGCGTTGCGGATGGAGATCGAGGGGTCGCGGCACTGA
- the malQ gene encoding 4-alpha-glucanotransferase, protein MKQDRRSGILLHVTSLPSPYGIGDLGPEAYRFAEFLHRCGQRLWQMLPLAPTELQMGSSPYSSPSAFAGNPLLVSPERLVEEGFLDKRDLSSPPRFPQGRVDYRLASAFKERILSEAWRRFSACAGAFRYDYDRFCSAERSWLDEYAAFKALKAVFGRVPWTGWPEGFRSRRMRVLGPQIRELAPVIEEQKFRQYLFFRQWAALKAYCNGLGVLVMGDLPCYVHHDSADVWGNPNLFKLDAEGRPAFVAGVPPDYFSRTGQLWGNPVYDWGVHRKTRFAWWVSRVRHSLRLFDLVRIDHFRGLVSYWEVPAGHRTAARGRWVPAQAPGLFRAVLRKVPGSVLVAEDLGHITPEVRALLDRLGLPGMRVLLFAFGAEDGSEHHAPHSHSERDFVYTGTHDNNTVRGWFEGDAREDEREKFFCYIGCRVPAGRVHEAMIRLAMMSVAATAIIPMQDWLGLGAEARMNLPAGRGGWWRWRLVPGQIDRRLEHRILEMTKTYGR, encoded by the coding sequence ATGAAACAGGACAGACGAAGCGGGATCCTGCTGCACGTGACCTCCCTGCCGTCGCCTTACGGCATCGGCGACCTGGGGCCCGAGGCCTACCGGTTCGCCGAATTCCTCCACCGGTGCGGCCAGCGCCTCTGGCAGATGCTCCCGCTGGCCCCGACGGAGCTGCAGATGGGGAGTTCGCCTTACAGCAGCCCGTCGGCATTTGCCGGCAACCCCCTGCTCGTGAGTCCCGAGAGGCTCGTCGAGGAGGGTTTCCTGGACAAGAGAGATTTGTCCAGTCCGCCACGCTTCCCCCAAGGCCGGGTCGATTACCGTTTGGCCTCCGCCTTCAAGGAGCGGATACTCTCGGAGGCGTGGCGGCGTTTCTCGGCCTGCGCGGGCGCCTTTCGTTACGATTACGATCGCTTCTGCAGTGCCGAGCGGTCATGGCTCGACGAGTACGCCGCATTCAAGGCCTTGAAGGCGGTCTTCGGGAGGGTCCCCTGGACGGGCTGGCCCGAGGGGTTTCGCAGCCGCAGGATGAGGGTCCTGGGGCCGCAGATCCGCGAGCTGGCCCCCGTGATCGAGGAGCAGAAGTTCAGGCAGTATCTCTTCTTCAGGCAATGGGCGGCTCTCAAGGCCTACTGCAACGGGCTCGGGGTCCTGGTCATGGGGGACCTGCCCTGCTATGTGCATCACGACAGCGCGGACGTGTGGGGAAACCCGAACCTTTTCAAGCTGGACGCGGAAGGCCGCCCCGCCTTCGTGGCCGGTGTCCCGCCGGACTACTTCAGCCGCACGGGTCAGCTCTGGGGGAATCCCGTCTACGATTGGGGCGTCCACAGGAAAACCCGCTTTGCCTGGTGGGTTTCCCGGGTCCGCCACAGCCTGAGGCTCTTCGACCTCGTCCGCATCGATCACTTCCGCGGCCTCGTCTCCTACTGGGAAGTCCCGGCGGGACACCGGACCGCCGCACGGGGAAGATGGGTGCCCGCGCAGGCCCCGGGGCTGTTTCGGGCCGTCCTGCGCAAGGTGCCGGGGAGCGTGCTGGTGGCGGAGGACCTGGGGCACATCACGCCCGAGGTCCGCGCCCTTCTCGACCGCCTCGGACTGCCCGGCATGCGGGTCCTCCTCTTTGCCTTCGGCGCAGAGGACGGCTCGGAGCACCATGCCCCCCACAGCCACAGCGAGAGGGATTTCGTCTACACGGGGACCCACGACAACAACACCGTGCGGGGCTGGTTCGAAGGGGATGCGCGGGAGGACGAGAGGGAGAAATTCTTCTGCTACATCGGCTGCAGGGTCCCGGCGGGGCGCGTTCACGAGGCGATGATCCGCCTTGCGATGATGTCCGTTGCCGCGACAGCCATCATCCCGATGCAGGACTGGCTGGGCCTGGGCGCTGAGGCCCGGATGAACCTGCCCGCCGGCAGGGGCGGCTGGTGGCGATGGCGCCTCGTCCCGGGTCAGATCGACCGCCGCCTCGAGCACCGGATACTGGAGATGACGAAAACCTACGGCAGATGA
- a CDS encoding DUF72 domain-containing protein — MPAREYLAYYSARFRCLEVNSTFYRLPLESTLARWRDLVPAGFVFAVKASRYITHIKRLGEPSATVGPFLERIRTLGVKLGPILFQLPARFPFNGELLESFCHTLDKGFRYAFEFRDPGWFRDETYDILKKRGAAFCIYDFAGLRSPDTVTADFVYIRLHGPLKEPYRGKYPDSFLQERADAIRGWLGEGRAVYVFFDNTMEGDAVRDALKLADLLEEKANPEKLL; from the coding sequence ATGCCCGCACGGGAATATCTCGCCTACTACAGCGCACGGTTCCGATGCCTGGAGGTCAACAGCACCTTCTACCGCCTGCCGCTCGAATCGACCCTGGCCCGCTGGCGCGACCTCGTCCCCGCAGGGTTTGTCTTCGCCGTCAAGGCAAGCCGATACATCACGCACATCAAGCGCCTGGGCGAGCCCTCGGCCACCGTGGGACCTTTTTTGGAACGGATTCGCACCCTGGGCGTGAAACTCGGCCCGATCCTCTTTCAGTTGCCGGCAAGATTTCCTTTCAACGGCGAGTTGTTGGAATCTTTTTGTCATACATTGGACAAGGGTTTCCGTTATGCTTTCGAGTTTCGCGATCCCGGTTGGTTTCGGGATGAGACCTATGATATCTTGAAAAAGCGCGGTGCGGCGTTCTGCATCTATGACTTCGCCGGGCTCCGCTCTCCCGACACGGTGACGGCCGACTTCGTCTACATCCGGCTCCACGGCCCCCTGAAGGAACCCTACCGCGGCAAATACCCCGATTCGTTTCTGCAGGAGCGGGCGGATGCGATCCGGGGGTGGCTCGGCGAGGGCAGAGCGGTCTATGTTTTTTTCGACAACACGATGGAAGGCGACGCCGTGCGCGATGCCTTGAAACTCGCGGATTTGCTGGAAGAGAAGGCAAACCCTGAGAAACTGCTTTAA